A segment of the Eleutherodactylus coqui strain aEleCoq1 chromosome 6, aEleCoq1.hap1, whole genome shotgun sequence genome:
TTGACCCTTGTAAAATGGCCATAAGGTGCCCATACATCTTTTAACAGCTGTCTGACAACTTGTTTGGAATTATTCGCCCAACAGGCGTTTCTCTAGCTTGGAGGATTGTTCCTGTCTTTAGGGAGATGAACTGTAGCCAAAAAGttctggtggtggcttatctcctgggCTACAAAACAATTGGCCACTGAAATTCAATTTTCTTGACCTTTTTGTCCCCAACATCATCTGTGAAGTTAATGCGAGCTgcccccatatacattagagATAACTGTGGGCTCGGACGGCCTAATGTGTAGGAGGCCTTACCATGGAACTTCCAGGCAATAACCAAGTTAAACATAAGTAAATTCAATGATACAAAAGGAAACAATAGTGTGCAAACATATTACCTATTCTACCCAATCCATGGTCTTCCCACTTCAACATGCATTTTGTCCTGCTTTCTCAGGCCAATACCGCATGTAGGTCAATCCGATTTACtaatattgcagaaaagtgaatcCAGTTTCGTAGAGCCTTTTGTGATTGACATGTGACTTTAAGGTTTACTGATCCCACCCCAATTCCAGTTGTTATTTAATACCTCTATTTCTCATTAATAGGGTTATTGTGAGTTACTAGGGCCAGGTTAGTGATGAGGTGCACCCTTTTTGGAATGGGTACTCCACCTagtagttactcaagcgagcatcgctcttctcgagtaactgcttactggtccgagcaggttcgggggagcggcggggggttCGAGTGAGAGAGATCGATCTCTCTCCccgcccatcccccccccccccccccaagcctgcttggaccagtaagcagttactcgagaagagcgatgctcgttcgagtaactgctttatctgagcgtgctcgctcatctctagtcatttgtTACGCCATGTCaagtgctgcggaatacgttagcgctatacaaataacgattatttatgcaattttttttcctttatcacaCATGGTGGAATTGTTGGAGTTTTTGCTTTAAGAatcgctgtggaaattctgcagcatttacagttgaAGACGTGCCGACTTGTAAAATCTTCACGAGGTGCTTTTATGCTGTGGAtatcaacccttgaaatacaggaGGAGTTGAAGATCTGCCGTGTATTTTAACACAATTAGCACTATATGTGTGAGATTTCCACTGCAGACTTCTTGCACAGTTACTGTAGGTTCTCTGCTGCAGAATATGcagtgtgtgaagccaccctaaaggctCTCATCCACTCCCAATagactttcctgcgatgcgagagtgaaaaAAACGCATggtaatgaaaccaatgattatcAAGAGTTTCATTTTTATTTGCAATGTCTTTACTCAAGCCTCACAGCGCTAAGACGAATCTGtgctatcgcccattgctttcaatggggccggcggcagcagagccagccctattgaaaacataaggagtacatcgcgctccactgacacagctgtgatcgctatggcagggaatcccttcatcccccaCGGTcagcgatttttcaatccccagccaccagaagtCACATTCAAGACTGATGGCGAGAAGAGtcagacagctcttctaggtgagttaattaatttattttttttacggctagggatgattttcgggataGGGCCAATATTATTGGCCGAGCGCTGAGACTGCGgaggatgaagaaatcccctgtcacagctgtgtcagggtagCGTGATGTACTCCGtaggttttcaatggggccggccctgccgccattgaaaacaatgggcaatagcgCAGATGTTTCTCAGCGCTGCGGggcttgagtgaagacatcgtaaatgagaatgaaaccattgaaaatcattggtttcataatcatgcgttttcactcactcacaTTGCAGGCAAGTTTAACGCCAGTGGCCAAGAGCCCTAAACTTTATGTTCAAATTTGCTACAGATTTCTGCTCCATAACCTCCTATGTCAACATGCACATTTTGGTGCGGCTTTTTCTGTCGTTAGGAGTgttttgcagaaatattccacatgGGTGAAAGGTACCTTAAGTCACCAGACCCAGCAGTGGCTTTAATGGCATGAAGTGGATTTAAATGTTAGTGCAGTGTATGGATCATTCAGCCCCAGGCTAACAGTTAAGGAGTTTGCCAAGGTATATTTAAGAGAAAAATACTTTCCAAATCTAGGGAACAGAATAAATCCCTTGTTCAACCTCCAAATCTAGTTACCATAACTTGATATTACTTTCACAAAAAGGCATTCAAGGTCTAGAACTTGTTTAGGAAATCATCCATCCCCATATTTTGTGCCAGAAGTGCATAGCCTCACTGCTTTGACTGTAAAGAATCCACATCTTCAAGACTGGTGAAACTTTCCTCTAGTCACCTGATTGCTGCAGCATCAATGTCCTGAACTGGTATCATGGCACCCAGTATATGAGCACTGATGTTGCCACAGTAAGTTGACTTCCAATAACatctgcagcagcaccaccaggATAGCAGGGCTGCACTGCCAGGGCAGAGGAGGGGAGAGTACCGCTTGCTGTTTTAAACACAGTTGGTGTTAGCGGGGCAATATCATACAGTAatcggacaagccctttaaaaagtTGATAGTGTAATCCACCCATTCCCTTGATCACCCCGCTTTAAACCCCCACTCTAGTTCATTAATGTCCTTATACACAGGCACCATGtgttctgaccagtgatttgtatgAAGCATTGCCTTTCAATAGATCCCATAATGTAAATTAGCCTTAGCAGTAGCTTGGCACTGGTTGCTAAAAGTTACTATCCACAAAATACCCAAGTGCATCAACTTTGTTTCATTCACATTTGCCATTTCTCCACCCAAGCTGCCAGCTTCCCTAAATCCTTCTGTAATATTCTATTCTCCATTGTGTTGATTACATTAGAgcttatctgcaaatattgaaattctaCTCAAGCTATCTAGGCCATTACCATACATATTACAAGCACAGCCCAAACACGACCCCTGTGGCACCTTGTAATTGCGACCCAAACTGAGGATGTGCCGTTAATCACTATTCTATTTTCCATCTCTGAGCCACTTGTTAATCTACTTACTTTCTCCTAAGCCAAATATCTTTAATTCAtgcaccaaccttttatgtgactTAGTATCAAATGtctgaaaagtccagatacattaCATTCAAAGCCCTGAAGGCCCATTTTCATCCAGCAGCAAGCACTGATCAATGCTACATCAACTCAGGTGTTTGCTTAGCTCCATTTACATGGAGATCCTCGATACTGACTGAACGTTAGCGCAGTTTGGGGACCGTTTCATGGTTGGCAGCACGATCCTGTTGACGTGACGGGATGTTACCGATGAACCATAACCTCTTCCCAGCACAAGGCTTAAGTCATACAGCCGAGCGAATTATCGTGCTTGCCAGTGTGTGTTTTTCGCGCAGATGCGAGGAGTTTGTAAAAAACATCTGAAGTTGTGAGATCCTCAAGCGCACAAGATTCTCGTCCTGTGTGAATGTAACCCGAGATACAAACATGGGGCACATTTACATGAGGACAGTGTTCACCTGAACGGCCAGCGCCTGTACACAAGTCGACTGGAACTTATAGAAAGAATCACGTTAGACAAGACTGATCATTCAAATCCCATAATGTTTATTTCAGCTGACACACTACAGGATAGCATAGATtaggttttaaattttttacgCAGAGGTTAAAACCCGATCAGCCTGTAACGTCTAGGTTCATCTTTTAGCCCCTATTAGAATTAGATTTATCATGGCTTAAACTTGGGATCTTCCATTAAACTCATCCATTTctgcacgcagctctgctacattagtaTCAAAAAATGGGATGCAATTATCCAACCCTGCTCCCCCCATTTGATTGCCACACTCTGGACATAATTTCTGTattgtgcagcctcctgtctgatacccATCAGGCAACATCTTTATGTAGCTTTCACTGCTCTGTGCCATCAATCCCCACCCCcgagcagaaatgttacagcctCTAGTTGATGCACTTTGGGAGTTTATAGCATCACCTGCTTTATTCTTTTAAGTAAGCTTCAGACCCATAGGTATATCCTccggagaatgagctgtgatctttaTTACACGTGTTACAGGGAATGCCCttcttaggctggctgcacacgactgggtcagattctgcatgcgagaACCAGTGGCAGAATCAGACCCTGTTCCCAGCAGGCATCAGCACATACCTGgcattttttctgtactgcagatggtctgcatggtgagctGTTGTACATGCGCAGAAAAGGGTTGGTTTTTATGCCCTGCTTTTCCCATGTTGTCACCTATCTGTGACTTTTCcgcaattgcagaagggccacgggtctgatggcttccatggacttcaatggaagctgcccatgcAGAATCCATACTGAAATAGATcattctgcaatttttcctctgtgagTGGAAATCAGAATTGATTTCCgctagtgtgcaggaaaaaaaacacttttctataacatgctatgggctgtatttgccatgtaatctggaggtggacgcctctccagattccacaatgcaaatccagccgtgcgCAGCCGGACTTAGTCTGTCATTACGTGGAGTTTACCACAGAAATAGCTGAGAAATGGACTATTTAGAGAAAACAATCCTAAGTTACTCTACAGAatggagatcacatgatcatctgaggaAAAAGGGACGACACCACCATCAGTTTTGGAACAGAACATTTTATTTTAACAAAATGACTCAATGTTTCTTGCTGGCTGCTGCGACCTGTGGAGAAAGAAGAAATAGTCAGAAGATCACTAAAAGAGCAAGTCATCCCCAATGGGGACAGTGGCACTATATGTTACCATGGCAGATAATAGGGTTGGGCTGATCATACATTCCTATTACAGTTATGTCGGGTTGGCATGCTGACATGACAGTTACAGTGCAGAAGGCTTGTGACATTATAGTAAACCAGTACATGTATGTACAAACAGTGGCATTTTGAGTGCTAGGCTAACAGGGTATGCACACTTATAGTCACCATGTATTTTAGCAACAAGGACTGTATCCGACCAAGTCTTGGGAGATGGAAGAGTTCACAAAACAGTCCATCTAATACATGGCAGTATATGCCTGTGCATTATTAGGACTATGTACACGAGTCATTACACACATGACAGAATTAGGAGAACCCAAAGAATAAATGGAGAGCACTCACCTGTCCAGCAATTCTGTCCAAGTCTCTCTGTCCTTGTGGAGTCAGTCTGCGACCTCTGTAATGGCAGGTGAGAATAGAGTTAGGGCCGTTTAGACTAGCAGAttggtttatacaggcagatacatcattggcttgttcaaacaagaaatcgttcagaaTAGTTCAGTCTTTCAGATTTGCTATACAAGTGAACGAGAGAGACTGAACGAGcaatgtttaaactgaatgataagagAACGAGCCAATTTTATGCCTACATGCAATGGGAGCGTGTAGAGAAAACGATTATCGTCTGGCCCTTGGTACAAATTTAGATGTAACCATTATTGCTCACATTtgctgtctaaaagcacctttaatcACATCCCTAAACTGCTTCCAAAACTCTCAGAAGGGAAACGATCAATACGTGACaaataaggcccaatgcccatggacgacttaccgctgcggaattcacggccagaCCCCCACCGTGAAATCCGACGCAATAACAGTCCATAGACATGCCGTGTTATatcattctcccctgcccacaagcggaaatgaaccgcgattttctgctcgccggggaaaatcgcaacatgctctattctgtgtggaaaaccgcatggacggcttccaatgacagcaatggaagccgtccttcccGCTATACAGCCCAGCGCGTCATGTGCCAGACGAGACACCCGCAGCGGATCCGGACAGGCGAGTATGGGGTCtatggaatccgacctggccgtgggcaggaggcctaactaATCTTCAAAAAGCAACACTCCACTGTTGTGGCATCTTAAAGTTgcctggtaacatagtatgttaggctgaaagaacaATGTCCATCAAGTTGAGCCCATTATACCTGccttcttgtatcagtatatcagtaagtatatggctgctttctgtgattttctttTATATTCTGGACCCACTTCTGTTTTTTCTTACAGATATTGATTGAAAAGTAATGACCTAAATATTGCCATGCGAGAGTGGCCTAAGGAGACCAATGCAGCCACCCAGCAGTCTGAACTGTCAGCGGCCACGTATCAATTAAGTAGCTCTCTTCCCACTAGACTTCATtagcagaacttcaggcatgttTTCACAGTGACCCAAATAGATCAGCTGATAAAGTGAAGTTAGTCTAAAATGTTACCAATTTCACTAAAGTAAATTTGTTACAGATTATACAAGTCACTTATGAGGGAGTCTCTCCCTGAAAACAAACCGACAAAGGAGCTGGAGGTTCGGTTTTGGATGTAAATGCAGAACTGGTAAACCGCCGCATACACTGGCAGTGTATTCCTCAGCACGATTTATAATTATGGACTAAGCCACTGCAGAAGAGGCATTGTGAGGTGCAGAGTCCCACTCACCCATTGGGGTCTTTCTCCACCATTTTCAGGCCCTCCAGGGACTGCAGTACCCTTCTGGCTACGCTCTTTGATCCACAGCTGAAGTGACTTGGCATAACCCCATTACGCTGACGTCCACCATAAATCTTTGTCATGGATCCTACACCGGCACCACCACGGAGGTATAAATGACGGACTGTGGAAGCTGAAAGACACAAaacatgtaagtggcagaagTCAAATGGTCTGTCTCCAAAGATCAgcagcccctttattaccccatctCTGCCCCACAAGAACACAAAGGCTGCCAGTGGGACAACCAAGTACAAGACTATCGTTCTTTTGCATGGGACCTGACAAGTGAAGGAGATTCACTCACTTGGAGGAGTTTGGTTTTTAGTTCACCTAAAAGCCAAGCAATTGTTGTTAAACAGGCATTCCTCTTCGTACACCTGCCTGTTTATTTCAAGTGGAGGTGAGCTGCCAGAAGAGACTTCCAacgcactctgcctccattcagtgagcgattattgcCAATGTGTGGAAGCGCTGTGGGGTTAATTCCTGGATAAAATCACCCAAGGGGTTACACTTGTCCATCTATGATCTTTAGAAAACTTTATAGTAAGTAACAAATGTGCAATGTATATAAAAATCTCATTTTTCAGACCCATCGGGAAATGGGGTCTGAACCATAATGTTTGATGATTCATATCTTGGAAATTATTGGAGGGCAGGAAGATGTACAAGGTGTCATTCTCTTCATAATACAGGTTACGGTAAAACAGGAACAAAGGGAGCCGCGTTGTCACTGCTCTGAGCTTGACTGAACACTGAGCAGAGGGAATGGTGCAGAGACACTTTAGTAAGATTTAGTATTGCCTAAAAAATGTgtccaaggctgggttcacacggggaggaATGGTCATGGAATTTCCAcctgctgcttagtctcaggcttaagattGCAAAGTAGTTAATTGCATCGCCGTTCCCGCTGTGGGCTCTCCTCTATGGGGAGATGGGGCTGCAGTGGAATAAGCTGCTTTCAAAACCCGCACCGAATGTCTCgggacttcagctgcagaaatcttgCCGAATTTCTGAGTGGTCCCACTGTGAACactccgcaagatttccacctcATGTGAGCTCAGCCTTATGGTtggaaaaatatattatatacaagTATTACACACATTTCCCAATACACAAATTTACAGGCAAGTATGATTAATGATACATTTTcttgtcagtaaggggttaagaagttttttttgtaaaaaactaCAAAGAATGCTTTCCTGAAGTCTTATGGTTTTGTACGCCTGTACATGAGGCATTTATAGCATTCCCTCAGCTCACTGGAGAGGTTCAGTTCTAAAAAACAGCCTTAATGTCTTTTATATGCATTCTAGTACAGGGCAAATGTGCGAAGTTTTGTACAAACCAGAGATGGCATCCCGTGTACAAGTACCCTTAGGGACGACCTGATCTGTCCCTCACATTCACTGTATGAGCAACTCAACAAGCGCTATGTAAACTTATCGATCAGTGATCGAGCATACAAGGATATTCATGCCTGCATAAAAGCGACAAACCAGAAGTGCACATTTATGGTTGGCcagcgtttagactgaatgatcacTTGTGCTGGTTTGATCGATTTGCGTTCCATCTAATAGCACCTTAACCAACAAATTTTTCACTTTCATAAGCAATTTGCAGACATTTCCTTGCTAATCATTCAGTTGATGCCACCATTTACATGAACCAATCATACAACCCTGCTCAACCCTGCAAGATTATCTGCTCAAGCAAAATGGTCCATAACGGTTCCCACTTGTCAAAGATTGGAAACAATGACACTTCTGTAAATGGACTCGTGTTACTAAATGTGGGAATGCTCCCCTGGAGTCAGGTATTGCCTGGGGCCACATGGTTCTACAACAGCTTCATACTAGGCCGGACAAGTACTCATGTCATTCATGTAGCATTGCTCTCAGCGCCCCCTGGGGGTTCGTATATGACGTTTCAGGTAATTTATGATTTGTGGCATGAACGTTAAGCTTTATCACCACTGTTCATGTGACTGAATGAACAGGACATTCTTTAGTTGTGTGGATACCAAACAGATTGTTTTTAGAGTTTTACAAATCTCGGTTTATAAACTTTATTGCATCTTTAATCCCACTAAGTGACTACAcgtttagggctcgttcacaccggcGTTAGCCGCAGATAACCATTAGTTTCTCAAGCAGAGAAAAAGAAATGAAACGATTTCCCAATTCCCTTTGATTGCAATCACAATTCACCCCTCATTCTgctgcgctatttgttccatttATAGAAACTGAAAGGAGACTAAACTGAAAtacttttttgaaaacccattaaaaaaaaaaaaaaaagaaaatcagtgGGGGAAAAActgtttatttccatttctctgctccacaaACAGAACGGAGAAATGATTAACTTTGGCCAACAgcagtgtgaataagcccgtaCAGGTATTTTTAAGCTTACAATATACTAGCATACTCCTGTATACTATTAGTCTTTATCATGCCATAGTCAATGGACCATAGCAATCAAAGAATTTCTTCGATCCTGACTGGACGCCTGGAGGCAGCTCTATGTAACTGCAAGTGTTCTTAGAGCAGAAACATTCCCCTCTACTGCAGTCATTAAATGAACTCGTACCTCCGAACAGCCCCATAAACCATAGTGTGATGGTGCCGTTTGGTATAGGGAAGCCGTAAGGTGATCTTTTTATACTCATCTGCCCCTGCGCTGTCCCGCCAGTGAAGTCCACCAATGTCCTGAAAATCTGACTAATGTGGACACAATGGGCACAGACAAGTAATACAAACATCTCGACTCTCCGTCAGCAACACAAAAACAGCACCACGACTTTGTTTATTATGCTGTTCAGAGGCGACAGGTTTCTTTTAACTGTTTACCACATTTGCCCTGTGGGGGGGGTTCCTGGAAATGCTAGGAACTCTATTGCTCCCATATGAATGGAGCCGTCTGAGGTGGGACAACACATTCTACAAGTGATCAAACTTGGCCCGCACCTCCCCAATAATCACAGCAGCTTCCTCCTGCTGCCCCAGTTGTTACATCAAACCTAATGACAGATGCTCCTCCCCTTTGTCAGCTCTGCCTGTGATGACACATACAGCATCAGGTGGAGTCACCTTAGGACTGAATAGTTTTGTGCAGCATTACTGTAAACTGAGGCCTTTCCATCATCCCCCTTGAAAGTAGTGTAAGACCCCCAGGCATCTCTTACCGGCGCGGGTGTAGAACCAGTTCTCATCGTATGGGGCCAGCTCCTTGTGTTTTGCTAGTTTCACTGTGTCCACCCATTCTGGCACCTTTAGTTTACCAGACCTAGAAGCACAAAGACGGTCAACATACAGAAAGGAACGAACGCCAGACAAGAGGTACCACCACCACTAATACTACTTACTTCTTAAGGAAAGCAGCTAGGGCTCTGACGAACTCCTGCTGGTTCACGTCTTTCACTGTGACTCCAGGCATCTGCCAAAGGGAAGAAAACACAAGTCAGTGAAAGAGTACTCCGCTAATTatacaactacaactcccagcatgccctgacaaacTGTAGCCCCACAACTGGAGAGTAGCAGGAGTCAGCGCCAAGGAAGCCCCAGatacaactacaactcccagcacaccCTTACAGCCTGCAGTGGTGAGGGCATGCTGTAAAGTTCCACCAGACATAACTGGCCATGGCCGGTGaccatggctagagtcagtataCAGGCAGTGGAGGAATCAGCCGGGAGAGGGCTGTCAGTGTATGCAGTCAGTGCTGGGCGGAGGAGGCGACAGGCCCGTCGGCGGAGGAGGCGGCAGGCCCGTCGGCGGAGGAGGCGGCAGGCCCGTCGGCGGAGGAGGCGGCAGGCAGTTCCTGATGACACAAGGTGGAGCGGCTTCACACAGCGTATCTGCTGTCTACAGGGGGAAATCCGCAGCACATacacctaaatggtgcagatcTGCGGTGGACTTTAGCCCTTGTCCTTGGAGGGTTAAGCCCCTCAGTGCGAGCAGGCTCGTTATGGATTAGACTCCCCATCAGTTAGAGCGCTGGACTGTAAATACTAGGACTCTTCTTGCAGCAAAATTTGATAAGAGCAGATAGGCTGTTTGCAAAAACCAGCCTTACAGTGACCAAAATAAGCTATCCGCCTTCCACAGGGCAGGGTATAACTcactgatcggtgagggtctgacCTTAAACAACCAATCATGAGAACCGACCGCCGCGCCTGAGTACAGAGCGGTTGCACCTGTGTGCCGCCGATCCATTCACTGCACTAGGTCTCCCGGAGACCCAGCACTCCCTCTGCAGTGATTGGGTGGCTCAGTGCCGCCCGCAGCCGTGTATCCTCCACACTGCTCATTCAGGGATCGCTGTGGCACATCCTGAGAGCACCGGGCGCGGAGTGCTGTAAACATAACGG
Coding sequences within it:
- the RPS19 gene encoding small ribosomal subunit protein eS19, which produces MPGVTVKDVNQQEFVRALAAFLKKSGKLKVPEWVDTVKLAKHKELAPYDENWFYTRAASTVRHLYLRGGAGVGSMTKIYGGRQRNGVMPSHFSCGSKSVARRVLQSLEGLKMVEKDPNGGRRLTPQGQRDLDRIAGQVAAASKKH